The Elephas maximus indicus isolate mEleMax1 chromosome 19, mEleMax1 primary haplotype, whole genome shotgun sequence genome contains a region encoding:
- the SERPINF2 gene encoding alpha-2-antiplasmin, which produces MALLRGLLVFSLSCLQGPCLVWGHPLPPLSLSQQFSPVGAVGPLDQQFISGETQEKLPLPPLLKFGNKHWDKILPHPSAEAMRETFNTEPGDDTLSPLTPEPPQQEPDALKRAPGDCKGTSTPEQTRRLAQAMMAFTTDLFSLVAHTSTSPNLVLSPLSVALALSHLALGARNQTLQRLQQVLHADSGPCLPHLLSRLYQDLGPGAFRLAARMYLEKGFPIKDDFLEQSEQLFGAKPMSLTGRQGDDLANINQWVKEATEGKIENFLLELPENTVLLLLNAIHFQGLWRSKFDPSLTQRDTFHLDKQFTVPVDMMRAHKYPLRWFLLEQPEMQVAHFPFKNNMSFVVIVPAQFEWNVSQVLANLSWDTLHQPSVRERPTNVRLPKLHLKYQLDLVATLSQLGLQELFQAPDLSGISDESLVVSSVQHQSTLELSEAGVEATAATSTAMSRMSLSSFSVNRPFLFFIFEDTIGLPLFVGSVRNPNPGVQRERKEQQDSPDNNSFQNLKTFPRGDKPFGPDLKLAPPLEEDYPEPSSPK; this is translated from the exons ATGGCACTGCTCCGGGGGCTCCTGGTGTTCAGCTTGTCCTGTCTGCAAGGCCCCTGCTTGGTG TGGGGTCATCCCCTCCCACCTTTGTCCCTTTCTCAACAGTTCTCTCCTGTGGGTGCCGTGGGGCCCTTGGACCAGCAG TTCATAAGTGGGGAGACCCAGGAGAAGCTGCCTCTGCCTCCCCTCCTCAAGTTCGGCAACAAG CACTGGGACAAGATCCTGCCACACCCAAGTGCCGAGGCTATGAGGGAGACCTTCAACACagagcctggagatgacaccTTGAGCCCACTGACCCCAGAACCTCCCCAGCAGGAGCCTGATGCCCTGAAAAGGGCCCCAGGAGACTGCAAGGGGACCTCAACCCCAGAGCAGACCCGCAGGCTGGCCCAGGCCATGATGGCTTTCACTACAGACCTATTCTCCCTGGTGGCCCACACGTCAACCAGCCCCAACCTTGTCCTGTCGCCCCTGAGCGTGGCCCTGGCACTGTCTCACCTGGCATTAG GTGCTCGGAACCAGACGTTGCAGAGGTTGCAGCAGGTGCTGCATGCGGACTCCGGGCCCTGCCTCCCCCACCTGCTGAGCCGCCTCTACCAGGACCTGGGCCCTGGGGCATTCCGATTGGCTGCCAGAATGTACCTGGAGAAAG GATTTCCCATCAAAGATGACTTCCTGGAACAGTCGGAACAGCTTTTTGGCGCGAAGCCCATGAGCCTGACGGGAAGACAGGGGGATGACCTGGCAAACATCAACCAGTGGGTGAAGGAGGCCACGGAAGGGAAGATTGAGAACTTCCTCTTGGAGCTACCTGAAAACACAGTGCTGCTTCTCCTTAATGCCATCCACTTCCAGG GTCTCTGGAGGAGCAAGTTCGACCCAAGCCTCACCCAGAGAGACACTTTCCACCTGGACAAGCAGTTCACAGTGCCCGTGGACATGATGCGAGCCCACAAGTACCCTCTACGGTGGTTCTTGCTGGAGCAGCCTGAGATGCAG GTGGCTCACTTCCCCTTTAAGAACAACATGAGCTTTGTGGTCATTGTGCCTGCTCAGTTTGAATGGAACGTGTCCCAGGTGCTGGCCAACCTGAGCTGGGACACCCTGCACCAGCCTTCAGTGCGGGAGAGGCCCACCAATGTCCGGCTGCCAAAGCTGCACCTGAAATACCAGCTGGACCTGGTGGCCACCCTCAGCCAGCTGG GCCTGCAGGAGCTGTTCCAGGCCCCAGACCTGAGTGGGATCTCTGACGAGAGCCTGGTGGTGTCCAGCGTGCAGCATCAATCCACCTTGGAGCTGAGCGAGGCTGGCGTGGAGGCGACCGCGGCGACCAGTACGGCCATGTCCCGCATGTCCCTCTCTTCTTTCAGCGTAAACCGtcccttcctcttcttcattttcgAGGACACCATAGGCTTGCCCCTCTTTGTGGGCAGTGTGAGGAACCCCAACCCTGGTGTGCAGCGGGAGCGCAAGGAGCAGCAGGATTCCCCGGACAACAACTCCTTCCAGAACCTGAAAACCTTCCCCCGCGGAGACAAGCCGTTTGGCCCTGACTTGAAACTTGCGCCTCCCTTGGAGGAGGATTACCCTGAACCTAGCAGCCCCAAGTGA
- the SERPINF1 gene encoding pigment epithelium-derived factor translates to MQALVLLLWTGALLGHGGSQNTGGSLEDSPAPDTTGLPVEEEDPFFKVPVNKLAAAISNFGYDLYRVRSSMSPAANVLLSPLSVATALSALSLGAEQRTESTIHRALYYDLISIADIHDTYKELLAAVTAPEKNLKSASRIIFEKKLRIKSSFVALLEKSYGTRPKVLIGNPRLDLQEINNWVQAQMKGKIARSTREMPNEISILLLGVAYFKGQWVTKFDSRKTSLADFHLDEERTVRVPMMSDPKAMLRYGLDSDLNCKIAQLPLTGSTSIIFFLPQKATQNLTMIEESLTSEFIQDIDRELKTVQAVLTIPKLKLSYEGEVTKSLQEMKLQSLFDSPDFGKITGKPIKVTQVEHRAGFEWNEDGAGTNSNPGVQPARLTFPLDYHLNQPFIFVLRDTDTGTLLFIGKILDPRST, encoded by the exons ATGCAGGCCCTTGTGCTGCTCCTCTGGACGGGTGCCCTCCTTGGGCATGGCGGCTCCCAGAACACCGGCGGGAGCCTGGAG GACTCCCCAGCCCCTGATACCACGGGGCTACCAGTGGAAGAGGAGGATCCCTTCTTCAAGGTCCCTGTGAACAAGCTGGCAGCAGCCATCTCCAACTTTGGCTATGACCTTTACCGTGTGAGATCCAGCATGAGCCCTGCTGCCAATGTGCTCCTGTCTCCGCTCAGTGTGGCCACGGCACTCTctgccctgtcactgg GAGCGGAACAGCGAACCGAGTCCACCATCCACCGGGCTCTCTACTATGACCTAATCAGCATTGCAGACATCCATGACACCTACAAGGAACTCCTCGCCGCAGTCACTGCCCCTGAGAAGAACCTCAAGAGTGCTTCCCGGATCATCTTCGAGAAGA AGCTGCGGATAAAATCAAGCTTTGTTGCGCTGCTGGAAAAGTCATACGGGACCAGGCCCAAGGTCCTGATCGGCAACCCTCGCTTGGACCTCCAGGAGATTAACAACTGGGTGCAGGCCCAGATGAAAGGGAAGATCGCTAGGTCCACAAGGGAAATGCCCAATGAAATCAGCATTCTCCTTCTTGGTGTGGCTTACTTCAAGG GGCAGTGGGTAACCAAGTTTGATTCCAGGAAGACCTCCCTCGCGGATTTCCACTTGGATGAGGAGAGGACCGTGAGAGTCCCCATGATGTCAGACCCTAAGGCCATGTTACGCTATGGCTTGGATTCTGACCTCAACTGCAAG ATTGCTCAGCTGCCCTTGACTGGAAGCACAAGTATCATCTTCTTCCTGCCCCAGAAGGCAACCCAGAATTTGACCATGATAGAAGAGAGCCTCACCTCTGAGTTTATTCAAGACATAGACCGAGAACTGAAGACCGTCCAAGCAGTTCTGACCATCCCTAAGCTGAAGCTGAGTTATGAAGGCGAAGTCACCAAGTCCCTGCAGGAGATGA AGCTCCAGTCCTTGTTTGATTCACCAGACTTTGGCAAGATCACAGGCAAGCCCATCAAAGTTACTCAAGTGGAACACCGGGCTGGCTTCGAGTGGAACGAGGATGGGGCAGGAACCAACTCCAACCCTGGGGTCCAGCCTGCCCGCCTCACCTTTCCCCTGGACTATCACCTTAACCAACCTTTCATCTTTGTACTGAGGGACACGGACACAGGGACGCTTCTCTTCATAGGCAAAATTCTGGACCCCAGGAGCACCTAA